One window of Mesoplodon densirostris isolate mMesDen1 chromosome 15, mMesDen1 primary haplotype, whole genome shotgun sequence genomic DNA carries:
- the TSSK1B gene encoding testis-specific serine/threonine-protein kinase 1 has protein sequence MDDAAVLKRRGYIMGINLGEGSYAKVKSAYSERLKFNVAVKIIDRKKAPTDFLEKFLPREIEILAMLNHHSIIKTYEIFETSDGKVYIIMELGVQGDLLEFIKTRGALQEDDARKKFHQLSSAIKYCHDLDVVHRDLKCENLLLDKDFNIKLSDFGFSKRCLRDDSGQLTLSKTFCGSAAYAAPEVLQGIPYQPKVYDIWSLGVILYIMVCGSMPYDDSNIKKMLRIQKEHRVNFPRSKHLTGECKDLIYRMLQPDVNRRLHINEILSHCWVQPKAWGLSSAAINKEGESSRATKPPWTPEPSSDKKSATKLEPREEARPKARVETRPKEEALAVQVLRQSEAMGLTSKQPSKEIEEGAPPQPSETHT, from the coding sequence ATGGATGATGCTGCCGTCCTCAAGCGACGAGGCTACATCATGGGAATCAATTTGGGAGAGGGCTCATATGCGAAAGTCAAATCCGCTTACTCTGAGCGCCTGAAGTTCAACGTGGCGGTCAAGATCATCGACCGCAAGAAAGCCCCCACAGACTTCCTGGAGAAATTCCTTCCCCGGGAAATTGAGATTCTGGCCATGCTAAACCACCACTCCATCATCAAGACCTATGAGATCTTTGAGACCTCCGATGGCAAGGTCTACATCATCATGGAGCTCGGGGTCCAGGGCGACCTCCTTGAGTTCATCAAGACCCGGGGGGCCCTGCAGGAAGATGATGCACGCAAGAAGTTCCACCAGCTGTCCTCAGCCATCAAGTACTGCCACGACCTGGACGTTGTCCACCGAGACCTCAAGTGTGAGAACCTTCTCCTTGACAAAGACTTCAACATCAAGCTGTCTGACTTTGGCTTCTCCAAGCGCTGCCTGCGGGATGACAGCGGCCAACTGACACTGAGCAAGACCTTCTGTGGGTCGGCAGCGTACGCGGCCCCCGAGGTGCTTCAGGGCATCCCCTACCAGCCCAAGGTGTATGACATCTGGAGCCTAGGCGTGATTCTCTACATCATGGTCTGCGGCTCCATGCCCTATGATGACTCCAACATCAAGAAGATGCTGCGCATCCAGAAGGAGCATCGCGTCAACTTCCCACGTTCTAAGCACCTGACGGGCGAGTGCAAGGACCTCATCTACCGCATGCTGCAGCCGGACGTCAACCGGCGGCTGCACATCAATGAGATCCTCAGCCACTGCTGGGTGCAGCCCAAGGCCTGGGGCCTGTCCTCTGCAGCCATCAACAAGGAGGGGGAGAGCTCTCGGGCCACCAAGCCCCCGTGGACTCCTGAGCCCAGCTCCGACAAGAAGTCTGCCACCAAGCTGGAGCCCCGGGAAGAGGCCCGGCCCAAGGCCAGGGTGGAGACAAGACCCAAGGAGGAGGCGCTGGCAGTGCAAGTGTTGAGGCAGTCAGAGGCCATGGGCCTCACCAGCAAGCAGCCCAGCAAGGAGATCGAGGAAGGGGCCCCCCCACAGCCTTCAGAGACACACACCTAG
- the TSSK2 gene encoding testis-specific serine/threonine-protein kinase 2: MDDAAVLRKKGYIVGINLGKGSYAKVKSAYSERLKFNVAVKIIDRKKTPMDFVERFLPREMDILATINHHSIIKTYEIFETSDGRIYIIMELGVQGDLLEFIKCRGALHEDVARKMFWQLSSAIKYCHNLDVVHRDLKCENLLLDKDFNIKLSDFGFSKRCLRDSSGRVILSKTFCGSVAYAAPEVLQGIPYQPKVYDIWSLGVILYIMVCGSMPYDDSDIKKMLHIQKEHRVDFPRSKNLTGECKDLIYRMLQPDVNRRLHIDEILSHSWLQPPKPKAMFLASFKREGEGKYRAECKLDTQLGSRPEHRPDHKLGAKNQHRLPVVPENMDRMEDWLAETSRAKDHHVSGAEVGKAST, from the coding sequence ATGGATGATGCCGCAGTCCTAAGGAAGAAGGGTTACATCGTGGGCATCAACCTAGGCAAGGGCTCATACGCAAAAGTCAAATCTGCCTACTCTGAGCGCCTCAAGTTCAACGTGGCCGTCAAGATCATTGACCGTAAGAAGACGCCCATGGACTTTGTGGAGAGATTCCTTCCCCGGGAGATGGACATCCTGGCAACCATCAACCACCACTCCATCATCAAGACCTACGAGATCTTTGAGACCTCTGACGGCCGTATCTACATCATCATGGAGCTCGGAGTTCAGGGCGACCTACTCGAGTTCATCAAGTGCCGGGGGGCCCTGCACGAGGATGTGGCACGCAAGATGTTCTGGCAGCTGTCCTCAGCCATCAAGTACTGCCACAACCTGGACGTCGTCCACCGAGACCTCAAGTGTGAGAACCTTCTCCTTGACAAGGACTTCAACATCAAGCTGTCCGACTTCGGCTTCTCCAAGCGCTGCCTGCGGGACAGCAGCGGGCGTGTCATCCTCAGCAAGACCTTCTGTGGGTCGGTGGCGTACGCGGCCCCCGAGGTGTTGCAGGGCATCCCCTACCAGCCCAAGGTGTATGACATCTGGAGCCTGGGCGTGATCCTCTACATAATGGTCTGCGGCTCCATGCCCTATGACGACTCGGACATCAAGAAGATGCTGCACATCCAGAAGGAGCACCGCGTGGACTTCCCACGCTCCAAGAACCTGACAGGCGAGTGCAAGGACCTTATCTATCGCATGCTGCAGCCGGATGTCAACCGGCGGCTGCACATCGACGAGATCCTCAGCCACTCATGGCTGCAGCCCCCCAAGCCCAAAGCCATGTTTTTGGCCTCCTTCAAGAGGGAGGGTGAAGGCAAGTACCGGGCTGAGTGCAAACTGGACACCCAGCTGGGCTCGCGGCCCGAGCACCGGCCCGACCACAAGCTGGGGGCCAAGAACCAGCACCGGCTGCCGGTGGTGCCTGAGAACATGGACAGGATGGAGGACTGGCTGGCTGAGACCTCCAGGGCGAAGGACCATCATGTCTCCGGAGCCGAGGTGGGGAAGGCGAGCACCTAG